From a region of the Streptomyces sp. B21-083 genome:
- a CDS encoding lamin tail domain-containing protein codes for MSASASVTARRLAAGALAAGALVSVAALPASAAGHARPQHPKVEISAVQYDSPGRDDRSNRSLNKEWVELTNTTRNGVDLDGWTLEDESGHTYTFDDYRLAGRATVRIHTGEGRDTRTDLYQDRRNYVWNNDRDTATLRNDHGRFIDDESWGRDHDRDHRGDARRRA; via the coding sequence TTGTCCGCTTCTGCTTCTGTCACCGCCCGTCGTCTGGCCGCCGGAGCGCTCGCGGCCGGTGCTCTGGTCTCGGTGGCGGCGCTGCCGGCATCCGCTGCCGGCCACGCGCGTCCGCAGCACCCGAAGGTGGAGATCTCCGCTGTCCAGTACGACTCCCCGGGACGCGACGACCGCTCCAACCGCTCACTGAACAAGGAGTGGGTGGAACTCACCAACACCACCCGCAACGGCGTGGACCTCGACGGCTGGACGCTGGAGGACGAGTCGGGGCACACCTACACCTTCGACGACTACCGCCTGGCCGGCCGTGCCACGGTCCGTATCCACACCGGTGAGGGCCGCGACACCCGCACCGACCTCTACCAGGACCGCCGCAACTACGTGTGGAACAACGACCGGGACACGGCCACCCTGCGCAACGACCACGGCCGCTTCATCGACGACGAGTCCTGGGGCCGCGACCACGACCGCGACCACCGGGGCGACGCCCGCCGCCGCGCCTGA
- a CDS encoding YcxB family protein, which translates to MAEGHSDRGINNAESSDNVVDGRTTVELAYRPQSADTLVGLRVRERIKWAGLILRGALLFLSVGNWLVSAAVRSGVDVFSTAVLLSVVLLVWGYPRLQAAHVQRLVGWQGEYRATVSPAGITCRTEHSTLIQKWSVFQGYRETAGHFVLLSRDPNILCVDVLPKRGVHEAGGIERLRAILDQHTPRV; encoded by the coding sequence ATGGCCGAAGGCCACAGCGACCGAGGCATCAACAACGCGGAATCCTCTGACAATGTCGTGGACGGGCGAACCACAGTTGAACTGGCGTACCGGCCCCAGTCTGCCGACACTCTGGTCGGCCTGCGGGTCCGCGAGCGGATCAAGTGGGCCGGGCTGATACTGCGGGGCGCACTCCTCTTCCTGTCGGTAGGAAACTGGCTGGTCTCCGCCGCCGTCCGCAGCGGTGTCGACGTGTTCTCGACGGCCGTGCTCCTGTCGGTCGTCTTGCTGGTGTGGGGTTACCCGCGGCTGCAAGCCGCCCACGTGCAGCGCCTCGTCGGATGGCAGGGCGAGTACCGCGCCACCGTGTCTCCCGCCGGGATCACATGCCGAACCGAGCACAGCACACTGATCCAGAAGTGGTCCGTCTTCCAGGGGTACCGGGAAACGGCAGGTCACTTCGTCCTGCTCAGCCGGGATCCCAACATCCTGTGCGTCGACGTCCTGCCCAAGCGGGGCGTGCATGAGGCTGGGGGCATCGAGCGGCTACGGGCGATCCTGGACCAGCACACCCCTCGCGTGTGA
- the tpg gene encoding telomere-protecting terminal protein Tpg, translating to MVDSLADSLDHALETAFTRRIPQSAQAQMKYLVKQHKGTKAAAQALGISQRTVERYVAGKFKRPRHDLRERIEREVKKRWQPQIRAKAKKKAASTDGLVVTTRARFGFTAAPGTTDDARIRDITQALPPRWADRLFEARDAGATEQQLQRIAAEGLAEMYFRNNNTRAAGLGVEFTDMEHIRIVL from the coding sequence ATGGTCGACTCGCTCGCGGACAGCCTGGACCATGCGCTGGAGACGGCGTTCACCCGCCGCATCCCGCAGAGCGCCCAGGCGCAAATGAAGTACCTGGTCAAACAGCACAAGGGCACCAAGGCCGCCGCCCAGGCACTCGGGATCTCCCAGCGCACCGTGGAGCGGTACGTCGCGGGCAAGTTCAAGCGGCCCCGCCACGACCTGCGCGAGCGCATCGAGCGTGAGGTCAAGAAGCGGTGGCAGCCGCAGATCCGGGCGAAGGCCAAGAAGAAGGCCGCGAGCACCGACGGCCTGGTCGTCACCACACGGGCCCGCTTCGGCTTCACCGCCGCCCCCGGCACGACCGACGACGCCCGGATCCGCGACATCACCCAGGCCCTCCCACCGCGCTGGGCCGACCGCCTCTTCGAGGCCCGCGACGCCGGCGCCACCGAGCAGCAGCTCCAGCGCATCGCGGCCGAAGGACTCGCGGAAATGTACTTCCGGAACAACAACACCCGGGCGGCCGGCCTGGGCGTGGAGTTCACCGACATGGAGCACATCCGGATCGTGCTGTAA